Within Amedibacterium intestinale, the genomic segment TATTTACAGGAAAACGGCTTTGAAATGATAGAAGATACTAAGAATCAAATTGGATGTCCTGATGCGATTATTGAATGCATAAATGCAAAAGCTTGTGCATATATAGGTGCCGGAAGAAATTTGCGTGATATTTTATTAGCTGTTATTTTTTCTTTTATGCAGCAGGGAAAAGCTCTTGATTTCCAAGGTAATCCTATCGTATGGGAAACGCATGGAAGGCAAAAAGAACTTGTAATTACAATCAATGCTTATTTGATGCAAGTCTTGAGTAAATACAAAAAATAATGTATTTTTTATACTTGAATATATTTTTACAATATTTTTGTGACTTTTTCTACTTTATTTCGTATATAGATAAAAAAGGAGAAAAGAAGATGAAAGAAGAAAAAGAATATATTCATAAAGAAATGAAGAAAAAAATGAAACAGTTACAAAAGTATACAGCAACACTTCGTTTAAGGAGCATCTTATACGATGAATCAAATCGATCTCTTGAAGTAGAAGATGATCTTGTAGATTATTTAAATTATACGAAAAGTATTATTAACTGTTCATCAAGCAGAAAAACTTACTATAGCGGTGATCCTGTTTTGTCCGCAATGGAAAAAAGACATAAAAATCAGCAGGAAAGAAAAAAACAGGATGAAGATTTTTATGTTTTATTGCTTGCAATACAGCAATTGCCTGAATTAGAAAGAAATTTATTATTTGATTTATATGTAAGAAATCTTGATAAAAAGGTTATAGAACTTCGTCAGGGTGGAATAGTAGAGAGTACTTTGCATCGCCGTTTAAATAGAGCATTGGAACATTTATGGGAGTATTTGAAAGAAGTATAGGAAATTCATTGAAATGTGTTTGTTGTTTCTATAGTCCTAAACAATTCTATGATATAATAATCTAGAGAGGTTACTTTTATATTCAAATTTAGAAAATAAAAGGAGAAGCATCATGAAAAATTCAGTGAAAAGTTATGTCATTAATATCTTTATTGTGACTTCCTTAACGATTGTTGCTTTATGGTTTGCGTTAAAAGATAATTATCAGGAAGTCATCACAATGATTTCTGGAATGAAAAGTTACTGGCTTGTATTAATATTGTTTTGGGGAATCATGTATTCGTGTATTTCGGGATATGTATTAACAATTTTTACTAGAAAAAATAAAAAAGATTATCGGTTTCGTGAAGGCTTATCGAATTATCTTGTAGGTTTTTTCTTCAGCAGTATTACACCAAGTTCAACAGGTGGACAATTTGCACAAGCTTATATTTTTAAAAAGCAAAAAATAAAGCTTAGTGATGGAGCTAGTATTTTATGGGGTGATTTTATTATATTCCAAACGACATTAATGATTTATGTCACTATTTTGTTTTTTCTTCGCTATTCTTACTATGTGGAGATAATGGGAGGGATCTTGCTTGTTTTTATTTTAGCTGGATATGGAGTCAATCTTGCCATTATTGTAGTATTATGGACAATGGCCTTATTTCCCAAATTATATGTGAAATTGAGTGGAAATGTAGTTCGTATTCTTGCGAAATTTAAAATTGTAAAGGATAAGGAAAAAACACTTGTAACATGGAGTGAACAGGTAATGTCTTTTACAAAAGAAATTAAGCGTCTGCATCATGAAAAAATGTTGATTTTAAAAACAGCAGTTTTAAGTGTTTTGCGAATGAGCGTTCAATTCAGTTTGCCATGGGTAATTGCGAATGCTTTAGGACACCCACTGGGAATTGAGTACCTTTTAGATTGTTTGGCTTTGTCTAGTTTTGTTATGATGGCAAATGCATTTATTCCCATTCCTGGTTCAAGTGGTGGGACCGAATTTGTATTTACGATGCTGTATGGGTATTTATTACAAGATTCAGCGTTAGCTAGCAGTATTATGATCTTATGGCGGTTCTCTACATATCATTTCATCATGATAGCAGGGGCAATTACTTTTGTGATATTAAAACATAAATACACAAAAGAAAGAATTAAAGAAAGAGGTATATAGGGGAGGATTGTTCATTTTATGAGAATTGGACTTTTTACAGATACTTATACACCGGATATTAATGGGGTCGTATCTAGTATTGTAACATTACAAAAAGAATTGGAAAAAGATGGACATGAGGTCTTTGTAATTACTAATCACAAAGCTTCTCATACAAAAAGAGAAGGAAATATTCTGCGTCTTCCTGGATTAGAACTAAAATGGTTATATGGATATAAATTGTCTACACCTTATCATTTTAGTGCTAGGGATGAAATTGAGAAGATGCATTTGGATATCATACATGTTCATACAGAATTTGGAGTTGGTATGTTTGGAAGAATTGTTGCGAAATACTTAAATATTCCAGTAGTTACAACATATCATACAATGTATGAAGATTATACTCATTATGTAAATCGTTTTGATATTGAAGAGATTGAAAAAGTTTCTAAAAAAATAGTATCTAGTTTTTCTAAAGTTCTTTCTGATAGTGCACAGGCTGTGATTTCACCAAGTGAAAAAACAAAAGAAACTTTATTAAAATATGGTGTTAAGACACCTATCTATGTTATTCCTACAGGACTTTCTTTTGAAAAATTTAATCATGACACTATAGATAGTAAAGAAGTAGAAAAGATTAAAGAAATGTATGATCTTAAAGAAGAGGACAAAGTTGTTGTGTTTGTGGGAAGAATAGCTCCAGAAAAAAGTATAGATATTCCCATCGAAGGATTTCGTTACATTACTGATTCACATATTAAGCTTATGATTGTTGGAGATGGACCACAATTAGAAGATTTGAAAAAAATGGTAAAGAATTATGGGTTGATGGATAAAGTTATCTTTACTGGTAAAAAATCAAGTGATGAAGTTCCATTATACTATGCTTGCGCAGATTGCTTCGTATCTGCTTCTTTAACAGAAACACAAGGAATGACATATATTGAGGCTTTAGCTTGCGGTCTTCCTGTATTTGCCAGGTGGGATGATGTTTTGGAAAACTTAGTTGTTGAAGGAGAAAGTGGGTTTTTATTTGATGATGCGCAAATGTTTGCGGAAAAACTAACATCTTATTTCTCTTTGCCGAAAGAACAACGGCAAAATTTCCGTCAAAAAGCGATAAGCAAAGTAACGCAGTATGATGCAAAAGTCTTCTGTTCAAAAGTTTTAAGTGTTTATTATCAGGCGATTGATGATTATTCTCAGGCATATGAAGTTGTGAAAATCAAGACGTTTGATGATTGTGTACGTATTTATGTACAAAATGATTCTGAAGATCAGCCGCAGAAGATATTGATCAGTTTTGATGACTATTTTTCTTACAAAATTCGACTTCATACGATGCTTGATAGATTTACAGTTTCTGATTTTAAACAAAAGGAATTGAAATTAGAAGCATATAGAAATGCTGTTCGAAAATTGCGCGTAAAAGATTATACTCGAAAGGAAATGAAATTGTTCTTTCAAAGAAAAAATATCTTAAGTGATCAAATGATTGACGAAGTATTAGATGAATTAGAGGAAAAAGGGTATATCAATGATGAATTGTATATACAAAATAAAATTGAAAAATTACAGTATTCACTTGTTGGAAAAGGCAATATACGACATTCTCTCATTAATAAGGGAATAAATAGTGAAGATGTGGAAGAAGCTTTGAAAGGGTTAGATAATGAAGGGGAGCTTATCAAGGCAAAGAAGATGGCACAAAAATTGATGACTACTATGAAAGATACTTCCCGTAAAATGAAAAAACAAAAAATTATTAATAAATTGATATCGCTTGGGTTTGATGGTGATATTGCCAGACGTTCTGCTGAAGAATTGGATTATGAGCAAGAAGATGAAAGTCCAGCTTTGGAAAAAACGATTCAAAAAGCATTGCGTAGTTATGTAAGAAAGTATCAAGGAAAAGAACTACAGTCGAAAATTATGTTATATTGTATGAGAAAAGGATTTTCACGAAGTGATATACAATGTAAATTAGAAGAAATGGAGTGTTTGGATGAATAAAAGAATTGAAGACTTAGAAGATGGATTTCGTGGGACGATAACGGTCTTGCTTCTACAGGTAAATAAAGGTGTTACAGCAAAAGGAGCACCTTATCTATCTTTACAGTTTCAGGATAAAACTGGACGTATGGATGCGAAATACTGGAATGTTAATGAAGCGTTACTACATGCATTTGCACCAGGTATGATAGTAAATGTGCAGGGAGATGTCCTTTGTCATCAAAAACAATTACAGTTTCGTGTAAATAAAATGGAAGTTGTGGATAAAAATGAGATAGATATTAATGAATTTGTGAAATCAGGTTCAATAAGTAAAGAAGAATTAAAACAGCGTCTATATGAAAGAATCAGCGAGATTAAAAATCAGACAATTTATAAAATTGTTTTAGAAGTAGTCAATGACTATGAAAAAGATTTCTTTGATTATCCTGCTGCAACGAAAAACCATCATGATTTTTCGGGAGGATTGGCTACACATGTAGTTGGAATGCTGGATTTAGCAGATCATTTATGCAAGCAGTATCCGTTGTTAAATAAAGATGTATTATTTGGGGGAGTTATCCTTCATGATTTAGGAAAGCTAATAGAGCTGAGTGGAGCTTTAGTAAGTGAATACACAGTACAGGGAAAACTGCTTGGACATATTAGTATCATGCAGGCAATAGTATATGAAAAAGCAAAAGAACTTCACTTGGAAAAAGAGGAGGAAACAATGCTTTTAAGACATATGATTTTGTCACATCATGGACAGTATGAGTATGGTTCACCTGTACTCCCAATGCTTCCAGAAGCTGAGATGCTCTATTTGATTGATAACATCGATGCCCGCATGAATACTATAGAGAAAGCATTAAGTGGTGTACAGGAAGGTGAATTTACACCAAGAATTTTTGCTTTAGAAAATCGAAGCTTTTATAAACAAAAGATAAAATAAAAGAGGAACATTTGTTTATTCCTCTTATGAAAAAAAGCATTGTGAATTACTTTGAACTTCACAATGCTTTTTAAATTTTCCTTTTTAATTTTCGCTAATTAATTCCAGGTTATCTAGATATTCACTTTCAAATGCAAGTTTCTTTTCAGCATCACTTGTATATTTTTTTACAAGAGCACTTGATTTCATAACTGGCTGTAATGTTCCTGCTCCAGCAACACATCCACCAGGACATGCCATACCTTCTAACAGGTATCCATTACGTTTTCCAGCTTTTGCCATCATTAACATTGTACGACAGTTTTTCAATCCCTCTGCAGAATCAATCAACACTTCCATATCAGGGTGTTTTTCCTGAATGCATTGTTTTACTGCGTTTGCAACACCGCCACTAACGGCAAATCCACGACCATTTGCAGTTCCTTCGTTAAATGGTTCATCAACAGTAGCTTGTGCTAAATCGATACCTTTAGCTTCAAACATACCCATAACTTCTTCAAATGTAAGAACAAAGTCTACATCACTTCTTATACTTTTGCGACTTGCTTCAAGTTTTTTTGCAGCACATGGTCCGATGAAAACAACTTTTGCATCAGGTTTCTGTTTTTTAATTAAACGACCTGTTAAAACCATTGGTGTCAATGCCATAGAAATATATGGTTTGAAATCTGGGAATAATTTTTTAGCCATAACTGACCATGCAGGACAGCATGAAGTTGCCATAAATGGCTGTTCGTTTGGAACTTTGTTTAAGAAGTCTTCTGCTTCTTCAACTGTACATAAATCAGCTCCAATAGCTACTTCAACTACATCTGAGAACCCTAACTCTTTCAATGCACCTTTTACTTTTTCAGGTGTTACTGTTGGACCAAACTGTCCTACAAATGCTGGAGCAATGGCTGCAACAACTTCTTTGCCAGTTTTCATTGCATGAATCGTCTGGAAAATCTGTCCTTTATCAACAATTGCACCAAATGGACAGTTTACTAAACACATACCGCAAGATACACATTTATCATAATCAATTTCTGCACGACCAAATTCATCTGATTTGATTGCATCCATTCCACAGCTTTTTGCACATGGACGTTCAAGTTTGTTAATGGCTCCATAAGGGCATACGTCCATACAGCGGCCACATTTAATACATTTTTCCTGATCTATATAAGATTTTCCATTTACGATACTAACAGCATCTTTAGGACAAACTTCAACACAAGGGTGCGCTAAACATCCCTGGCATGTATCTGTGACAACAATCTGTTTTTCAGGGCATGCATTACATGCAAATTTAATGATGTTAATTAATGGATCATCATAATATTTTTCCGCAATAGCACTTTCTTCAATGCCTTCGCTAACAGGAGCATGTTCATCCATACGACGTAAAGGAAGTCCGATTCCTAAACGAAGACGTTCCCCAACGATAGCTCTTTCTAAGAAAATGCTTTCTCTATATTTCGCATGTTCTCCAGGAAGAATCTTGTAAGGAAGTTGTTCGATTTTAGTTGCGTAATCTCCTCCTTCATACGCAAGACGGGCAATTTCCGTAAATACTTTTCTACGAATATCTGTTACTGAATTGTAGATTCCTCTCATAAACTTGTTCACCTCATATTCATTATACTTGAAATAGTAAAATTTAAAAGAGAAAAATTAAAAAATTCACAAATAAAATTAGGAAAGGTCGCAAAATAAAATATACTTTTGATTAATTCTTTCTATACCATATATTTGCCTATCAAAAAATACATTATAAACATATAGTAAAGTGAGATGTAGTTATCTCACATAGACAAGGAGGAAACAAATATGTTTGATGAAAGATGGAATGATGGAAAAAATTATGGAAGATGCTGTGATGGTTTTAATGATGAAAGATGGAATAGGGGATGTGGCTGCAGTCAATATGATGGATGGAATAGAAGATGTGGATGCCAGCATATCTCAGTTCGTTCATGCAATCACTGCCAATATCGTGATTTTGATCGCTGCGGCTACAGGGGAAATCGCTGTTATGTCGATGGAAGACGTGATTGCAGAGACAATCGCTTTGAGGATAACGGGGATTTCTGTAATAACTGCAATGACTACTAACTATGAGAACTTTCTCATAGTTTACATACAAACCATTTGCGTTATTTCTATTTTAAGATATAATAGGTTGCATTAAGAGGTGAAAGAGTTATGATTAAGCATATTATATGGGATTGGAATGGAACGTTATTAGATGATTTAGATGTTAGTATGGAAGCATTAAATTATGTGTTGGAAAAAGAAAATCTTCCTTTGGTGCTAGATAAAGAAGAGTATCGGAAATATTTTCAATTTCCTGTTATTGAATATTATAAAAAAGTGGGCTTTGATTTTAATAAGACTCCTTTTTCAGTTCTGGCAAAACAATATATGGATTATTACCAGCCAAACTCTTTGTCTTGTTCTCTTCATAAAAATGTAGAAGAAACGTTGCAGAAAGTAAGATCTAAAGATGTTTCACAGTATTTATTAAGCGCAAGCAATTTGGATTTTTTACATGAGCAGCTTGCAGAATATGATATAAAAAAATATTTCTTAGATATCAAGGGACTGGATAATATACATGCACACTCAAAAGCAGAGCTGGCGAAATGTTTTGTGGAGGAAAGCGGATTTAACCCTGATGAAGTATTGTTTGTAGGAGATAGTGTTCATGATAGTGAAGTTGCGAAATATGCAAACTGTCATTGTGTCTTGATTGCAAATGGACATGAACATAAAAGTAAATTATTGAATACAGATTCCTATGTTGTGGATAATATGAAACAGTTTTATGATTTTATTGTTGAAAATATAAAATAAAACAACTAGATTTATATAATCTAGCTGTTCCAGAATGAAAGCAGCGAAAGGTATGCTTTCTGCGGCTCATTTATAATTTGATAATGTTGAAGATGATTTGGAAATAATCGCTTGTATGGTGGGGTAGTAAAACGTTCATCAATAAAAACAATAACACCTTTATCATGGACGCTGCGTATGACACGACCAGCTGCCTGTAATATTTTATTCATTCCCGGAAACTGGTATGCATAAGCATAACCCATCTTTTTTTCTTTTTGAAAATGTTCTTTTAATAATTCTTGCTGAGGATTGATTTGAGGGAGTCCAACACCTATTAAAATGGTTCCTATTAATAAATCACCTTTTAAGTCAATACCTTCTGAAAACATGCCGCCAAGTACACAGAAATATACATGTAGTTTCTGAGTGCTGGAAAACTGATTTAAAAACATCTTCTTTTCGTCCTCTGATAAATTTTCTTTTTGAATAGTAGTTTGGATGTCAGGGTATTCGTTTGTGAAAGCATCATGAATTTGTTCCATATACGCATAACTTGGACAAAAAACGATATAATTGCCTTTTTTTGATAAAATAACAGCATGTAAATAGGATATAAGGGAAGGAAGAGATAAACTTCGATTCTTATATTTTGTAGAAATAGCGTTGTTTATAAGAATCATCGATTGCTCTTTATGGAAAGGAGAGGGCAATGATAACCGATTTGTTTCATCTTCTCCTCCTAGTAAATCTAAATAATAATCAATAGGGGATAATGTAGCAGAGAATAAGACAGAGGTTCTTCCTTTCTCCATAATGGATTTTAAAGGAGTTCTAGGATTCATACAAAACTGTTTGATAGTTACATCTTTATTCTCTTTATGTATCCAGGTTACAAAGTTTTCATCATAGTAATCCGAAATACGTAAATAATTGACTGCATTAAAATAGATTACTTTAATATCTTCATCATATGTATCATCATGTTCACTTTGTAAATATCCATCACAGTGTTCAATAAAATGATCTATCTTTTCTAATATAGAAAGCTGTGGTTCATTGGAAGCATAAAATTCGTTATCTTCACATAGAGAAGATAACTTTTTAAAATCTGCAAGAACAGACTTGATAGAAGAATGCAGCTGTTTTTCTTCTTTTGGAATATATTTTGATAGCTGCTGGAAAGAACTTTTTGATAGAACAGCACTATACATTTCTCTAGCTCGATCAACAAGGTTATGCGCTTCATCTACAAGAAATATGTAATTTCCTTTTTCCATAAAGAAACGTTTTAAATATACTCTAGGGTCAAATACATAATTATAATCACAAACAATAAGATCTGCATATAAAGAAGCATCTAGACTTAATTCAAAAGGGCAGATAGAATGTTTTTTCGCATACTGAGATAAAATTTCTTTATCCATAAGATCTTCATTGGATAAAAGTTCATATAAAGCATCTTTATTGCGACTGTAATATCTTTTTGCATATGGACAAATATGTGGATCGCAATTTCTTTCTTCTAAAAAACAAATTTTATCTTTTGCAGTAATACCTACACTTTTGAAAGGAAGTTTTTGTTCATATAAAAGATTTAAGGTATTGTATACAACACTGGATGTGATATTTTTTGCGCATAAATAAAAGATTTTTTCCGCCTTGCCTTCTCCAATAGCTTTTAGTGATGGAAAAAGAGTAGAAATCGTTTTTCCGATTCCTGTAGGAGCTTGGGCAAATAAAGAACGTTTATCTAAGATAGTTTTATAAACACCACTGGCAAATTCTCTTTGTCCACTTCGATAATTTTCAAATGGAAATACAAGTGATTTCAAAGACAGAGCACTATTCATGCGAATCTTTTGTGTAAGTTTTGCCCAGCGAAGATAAAGGGATAAAGTTTGTGTGTAAAAGGAAAGAAGTTCTTCTTTTGTTTTGACCTGTCGAAATGTTTTGGTTTGTTTTGTTTCAATTTGGTAATAAGTTAGCTGTACAAGGATATTGTCTAACCCATTTTGCTGTACATATATGTGGGCATAACAATATGCCTGTGCAAAGTGCAGGAAATTGGAATCATCGATTTCATCATAAGGAATAGCAGTTGTTTTGATTTCTTCAAGAATAATGTTATCTTCTTCTTTGAAGATCCCATCTGCACGTCCGTCTATAATGAAATTGATGGTATCGAGTTCTGTTTCTAATTTTAAATAAACTTCACTTTGGTAGTTTCCTTTTCCTTGCGATTGTAGCAAACGATGGATTCTGCTGCCTAGATTTGCACGTTCTATTGAGGCTGGAGTATAAGAAAGATCCCCACTTTTATAAAGAAATTCAACAAGCTCTCTTACAGATAAACGACATTCCAAAAAAATCACTCCACTTTCGTATAGTTTATTGTATACATTTTTTAAGAAATTTACAATGTAGAATGCTTGATTGTCATGTATAATACTTATGTAAAAAAACTGGAGGTTTATAATGAAAGAATTTGTAATTCAAAAAGATGATGCCAATCAACGAGTGGATAAGTTTATCATGAAAACAATGAAGACGATGCCTAAGAGTCTTATGTATAAATATATTAGAAATAAAAAAATAAAAGTTAATCGCAAGCGCTGTGAGATTTCACAAAGATTGCAGGAAGGGGATACCGTACAGTGTTTTATAGCAGAGGAGTTTTTTGAAAATAAGAAAGAATTGAAGTTTCTTAAGGTTCCTTCGAAAGTAAACTGCTTGTATGAAGATAATAATATTATATTATTGTGTAAGCCATCAGGGCTGTTGGTGCATAGTGATACAAAAGAATTGCAGGATAATTTAGCGGATCGTTATTTACATTATTTATATGAAAAAAAAGAATATGATCCAGAAATTTCACAAAGCTTTACACCTGCTTTATGTCATCGTATAGATAGAAATACAGAAGGGATTGTTATCGCTGCAAAAAATGCAGAAGCATTGCGAGAGATGAATAACTGTATCAAGGAAAGAAAAGTTGATAAGTATTATTTATGTATTGTCGAAGGCAAGATGGAAACAAATAAAAGCATCATAGAAGTTTGGCATAAAAAGTTTGAAGATAATCATGTAGAAATTAGCAAGGATAAAAAAGATGGATATCAAAAAGTAGTAACAGGGTATAAGGTATTAAGTGAGAAAAATGGTTTCAGTCTTTTAGAAGTAGAACTTATTACAGGGAAAAGCCATCAAATTCGAGCAGTTATGTCTTTTTTAGGGCATCCTTTATATGGAGATATCAAGTATGGTGCTAAAAGAAATGGAAGACAAGATTATCAGGCACTTTGCGCTTATAAAGTGAATTTTCATACAGAAAATAATTCAATATTATCGTATTTAGATGGGAAAGAATTTATGCTGCAGGATACAGGTGTTGAAAAAATATATAAAAATCTATAAGTGTATTTAAAAGCTGGCAATGTCTCGTTTTTAACAAAAAAAGTAAAATAAGGGTTGCATAAAGTGAAGGAATCTGATATTATATTAGGGCACTGATGAAAAGAGTGTTAGATGTGCGCCCATAGCTCAACTGGATAGAGCGTTTGACTACGGATCAAAAGGTTGTGGGTTCGATTCCTGCTGGGCGCGCCATTTATTTTAAACGGGACGTAGCACAGCTTGGTAGTGCACTTGATTTGGGATCAAGGGGTCGCAGGTTCAAATCCTGTCGTCCCGACCATTAAAATTGGCTGGGTAGCTTAGTTGGCTAGAGCATCCGGTTCATACCCGGAAGGTCGCGAGTTCGAGTCTCGCCCCCGCCACCAATTAGCTAAAAGGACCCTTAGCTCAGTTGGTCAGAGCATCCGGCTCATAACCGGTGGGTCGTAGGTTCGAGTCCTACAGGGTCCACCAAAAAAGTAAAAAGATGGAGGAATACCCAAGTGGTTGAAGGGTCCGGTCTTGAAAACCGGTAGGTCGGGAAACTGGCGCCTGGGTTCGAATCCCAGTTCCTCCGCCATCGAATTAAATATCGCGGGGTAGAGCAGCCTGGTAGCTCGTCGGGCTCATAACCCGGAGGTCGTTGGTTCAAATCCTTCCCCCGCAACCAAATGGTCCCGTAGCTCAGTCGGTAGAGCAAAGGACTGAAAATCCTTGTGTCGTTGGTTCGATTCCGACCGGGACCACCATTTGGAAAATAGCGTTTCAGCTGATGAATAAAGGCTGAAACGTTTTTTTTGTATATGATGTATCTTGTGTAAATTTTACGTATTGTTGTTTCTTCGTTTCTATTGAAATAGTGGCTTTGTAAAATTACGTGTGGTAAAACTAACAAAGGACAATAAAATAACTTGTGGGCATCAGTACCCCAAAGATGTTTATTGAAAACAAGATGTAAAGGATGAGAGAGCTGATCAGCTCTCTCGTTTTTAATATCAGAATGGAAGAATATTTTTGTTTTTTTCTTTTTCCAAAAGAAGTTTCAATCGTAGATTTTCTACTTCCAGCTCCAGCATCATAAGGCGCTGCTTTTTAATGTAAAGTTCTCTTTTGAGCCATCTTTCTTTACGTTGGTAATAAATTTTATTGTTCATTTTCATTTTCTCCTTCCTTAGGGTATAAGTGATAAGTGGTATCTTTATTCAGTACATAAAGCACTCTGTTTCGGAATCGTTTCCAATTGGTATATCCATTGGAATTGTGCTTGATACATTTGATCGTCCTGTTTCTGTTTTCTATGATCCCGCTGTTTATCTTTCTTCCATGTTCATTCGTGACGATAAAAGAATTTATTATTTCAGTCTTCCATCTGGTCATCGTATTCGCAAAGGATGATATTTCAGGTACTTTACAATCCCTGAAAGCACTGATCAGTTCATTGATATCTTTTCTTGCATTATCAAGATCACTGTTCTTATAGAAATATATCATCCTGTCTTTCAGATTCATGGCTTCTTCAAGTTCAGGGTTATACAAACACATATAATGCAGGATATCGTTATAGTTATAGTATCCCTGAAGTACTTTATTATATTTCTTTTCTCTATTTGGATCTGTATATGCAGGATCGTTTGTGAAGAGAAGCCAGTTGAATTTTTTATAAAGGTAATACTGTTTACGCATTCTTTCAGCTTTTTCTATCGAAGCTGCATCTGCATTTTTCAGATCCATGAGCTTATAGTTCTTTAACTGATTCATCGTACGCAGACGCACCTTGTCTACTCTTCTGTTCAGTTCCTGGATGAGATGGAATTTATCCGCAGCTATGGCGGCATTGGGGAACATCATCTTTGCGACGATCCTGTAGGTTTCCCATAAATCAATAGATACGGCCTTTACAGCACATCTTTCTTCTCGGGGAATGAAAGAAAAGTAATTGATGAGTTCGGACTTTTTCCTGCCTGGAAGAAGATCGATGACATTTTGGGAGTTGAAATCCAGAAGGACACATACATAGGAACTGTTTTCAGATTTGAAACTGTAGACTTCGTCGATATTCAGATATTCAGGAAGTTTTCTTCTGGATATCTGGACATGCCTGTCAAAGATGGACATGGCAGAAGTAGAGGATATATGATTTCTCTGTGCAACGCTTTTAAATGTATCGGCAGGGTTTTTCAGATCTCGAAGGACATTATATACGGTCAATAAAGAGATCTT encodes:
- a CDS encoding ATP-dependent DNA helicase is translated as MIFLECRLSVRELVEFLYKSGDLSYTPASIERANLGSRIHRLLQSQGKGNYQSEVYLKLETELDTINFIIDGRADGIFKEEDNIILEEIKTTAIPYDEIDDSNFLHFAQAYCYAHIYVQQNGLDNILVQLTYYQIETKQTKTFRQVKTKEELLSFYTQTLSLYLRWAKLTQKIRMNSALSLKSLVFPFENYRSGQREFASGVYKTILDKRSLFAQAPTGIGKTISTLFPSLKAIGEGKAEKIFYLCAKNITSSVVYNTLNLLYEQKLPFKSVGITAKDKICFLEERNCDPHICPYAKRYYSRNKDALYELLSNEDLMDKEILSQYAKKHSICPFELSLDASLYADLIVCDYNYVFDPRVYLKRFFMEKGNYIFLVDEAHNLVDRAREMYSAVLSKSSFQQLSKYIPKEEKQLHSSIKSVLADFKKLSSLCEDNEFYASNEPQLSILEKIDHFIEHCDGYLQSEHDDTYDEDIKVIYFNAVNYLRISDYYDENFVTWIHKENKDVTIKQFCMNPRTPLKSIMEKGRTSVLFSATLSPIDYYLDLLGGEDETNRLSLPSPFHKEQSMILINNAISTKYKNRSLSLPSLISYLHAVILSKKGNYIVFCPSYAYMEQIHDAFTNEYPDIQTTIQKENLSEDEKKMFLNQFSSTQKLHVYFCVLGGMFSEGIDLKGDLLIGTILIGVGLPQINPQQELLKEHFQKEKKMGYAYAYQFPGMNKILQAAGRVIRSVHDKGVIVFIDERFTTPPYKRLFPNHLQHYQIINEPQKAYLSLLSFWNS
- a CDS encoding RluA family pseudouridine synthase, whose protein sequence is MKEFVIQKDDANQRVDKFIMKTMKTMPKSLMYKYIRNKKIKVNRKRCEISQRLQEGDTVQCFIAEEFFENKKELKFLKVPSKVNCLYEDNNIILLCKPSGLLVHSDTKELQDNLADRYLHYLYEKKEYDPEISQSFTPALCHRIDRNTEGIVIAAKNAEALREMNNCIKERKVDKYYLCIVEGKMETNKSIIEVWHKKFEDNHVEISKDKKDGYQKVVTGYKVLSEKNGFSLLEVELITGKSHQIRAVMSFLGHPLYGDIKYGAKRNGRQDYQALCAYKVNFHTENNSILSYLDGKEFMLQDTGVEKIYKNL
- a CDS encoding ISL3 family transposase → MKNDTTSASISDDYILHLFHLQKEQIDSFQVNHQDDGVHVRIKLTPKTTSCPVCGFPTSKVKSYVHKRITHSMLNTEACYIDYQARRYICPACNKTFYEDNPFTFKGMKISLLTVYNVLRDLKNPADTFKSVAQRNHISSTSAMSIFDRHVQISRRKLPEYLNIDEVYSFKSENSSYVCVLLDFNSQNVIDLLPGRKKSELINYFSFIPREERCAVKAVSIDLWETYRIVAKMMFPNAAIAADKFHLIQELNRRVDKVRLRTMNQLKNYKLMDLKNADAASIEKAERMRKQYYLYKKFNWLLFTNDPAYTDPNREKKYNKVLQGYYNYNDILHYMCLYNPELEEAMNLKDRMIYFYKNSDLDNARKDINELISAFRDCKVPEISSFANTMTRWKTEIINSFIVTNEHGRKINSGIIENRNRTIKCIKHNSNGYTNWKRFRNRVLYVLNKDTTYHLYPKEGENENEQ